A stretch of the Leptidea sinapis chromosome 17, ilLepSina1.1, whole genome shotgun sequence genome encodes the following:
- the LOC126968912 gene encoding 5'-AMP-activated protein kinase subunit gamma-2-like: protein MDPILETDTAMADSPGKSGKSKQKQKKKTSQPESQANSQTVIRGTRKFVVTKPDDQQAGPSVPDGNIHTVHFGTRGAESHRPHVRSIFKEKPADDSRPSSSDRECAPKKEYETFHGTSSKPRNSIFDIFRIRRKSDSKKHQSLMQNVQKGSKTLESPETTKNENSAESKDSHKKYYYTVTGVSSRKPSTITRVMDIFRSKPSTSEQPISELVRKKSTKQIRRASLDTTSPTYHKNSYAALDPIQAKQIFREIRGLPKYDPYLSIVQISLGGRDKTRLLLNFFKYHKCYEMLPKSAKVIIFDTQFFVRKTFPTLVSHGIRSAPLWDANKKSLVGMITVTDFIRILLILDSENLSMDELESHTLHTWRKLLRNVRKPLCSIGPDQSLHEAINSLIKNRVHRLLVIDPVSGDVLYILSHKRILRFLFVYLNEFPELTFFQKKIVDLKIGTYDNIRSITDETTVREAFQILLEKNISALPVLDDSGKLIDVYAKYEVLNLVSEKLYLNLSLKVGEVRTKKKDWDEKLQKCFSSITLYEALEIIVRTESHRLLLVNNDDTLIGIVSLSDILVYLNRIIPVEKKGSSLQEIFKPLEDNKFPEASKECESDTLSIEVPNLNAQDNPNSKAAETSDDRKDNEDVVSKGHIKKENGLEIEAEPSSQSDSNNITDLACNLEENS from the coding sequence ATGGATCCCATACTCGAAACCGATACAGCAATGGCAGACTCACCTGGAAAAAGTGGTAAATCTAAACAAAagcaaaaaaagaaaacaagcCAACCCGAGTCACAAGCAAATAGTCAGACTGTGATAAGGGGAACAAGAAAATTTGTTGTAACGAAGCCGGATGATCAACAGGCAGGCCCCAGTGTACCAGACGGTAATATACATACAGTCCACTTTGGTACTCGAGGTGCAGAGTCCCATCGCCCTCATGTCAGatctatttttaaagaaaagccAGCTGACGATTCCAGACCTTCTAGCTCTGACAGGGAATGTGCCCCAAAAAAAGAATACGAAACATTTCACGGAACTTCATCGAAACCTAGAAAttcaatatttgatattttccGAATAAGACGAAAAAGTGATTCTAAAAAACATCAGTCTCTCATGCAGAATGTACAGAAAGGTTCTAAAACACTTGAATCTCCGGAAACAACTAAGAATGAAAACTCCGCAGAATCGAAagattctcataaaaaatattactacacCGTTACAGGAGTATCATCTAGAAAGCCAAGTACAATTACTAGAGTTATGGATATATTTAGAAGTAAGCCATCCACCAGTGAACAACCTATATCTGAATTGGTTCGAAAGAAGTCAACAAAACAAATCCGACGGGCTTCCCTAGACACCACTTCACCAACGTATCATAAAAACTCATATGCGGCCTTAGACCCAATTCAAGCAAAGCAAATATTTAGAGAAATTCGTGGACTACCAAAGTACGATCCCTATTTGTCTATAGTTCAAATTTCTTTAGGTGGGCGGGACAAAACTAgactattattaaatttctttaaatatcaCAAGTGTTATGAAATGTTACCTAAATCtgctaaagtaataatattcGATACTCAATTTTTCGTTCGTAAAACGTTTCCTACTCTCGTATCCCATGGCATCAGATCAGCACCATTATGGGATGCAAATAAGAAATCTCTTGTTGGCATGATCACCGTTACGGACTTTATTAGAATTCTATTAATTCTTGATTCAGAAAATTTATCAATGGATGAGTTAGAAAGTCATACACTTCATACGTGGAGAAAATTATTACGCAATGTGCGAAAACCTTTGTGTAGTATTGGCCCAGATCAATCGTTACATGAAGCCATTAATTCTTTAATTAAGAATCGTGTTCATCGATTATTAGTTATCGATCCTGTATCGggtgacgttctatacatattatcACACAAAAGGATTCTGAGGTTtctgtttgtttatttaaatgagttTCCTGAACTCACATTTTTccagaaaaaaattgttgatttGAAAATTGGTACATATGATAACATTCGTTCTATTACTGATGAAACTACAGTAAGGGAAGCTTTTCAAAttctattagaaaaaaatatatcagcTTTGCCTGTGTTAGATGATAGTGGAAAACTTATAGATGTGTATGCAAAATACGAAGTATTAAACCTAGTGAGCGAGAAACTCTATTTAAATTTGTCTTTAAAAGTAGGTGAAGTAAGAACGAAAAAGAAAGACTGGGatgaaaaattacaaaaatgtttTTCCAGTATTACGTTGTATGAGGCATTAGAAATAATAGTAAGAACGGAGAGTCATCGACTATTACTTGTAAATAACGATGATACGCTTATAGGTATTGTTTCGTTGTccgatattttagtatatttaaatagaattatCCCAGTTGAGAAGAAAGGTTCATCACTTCAAGAGATTTTTAAGCCATTGGAAGATAATAAATTCCCTGAGGCATCTAAGGAGTGCGAAAGTGACACATTATCAATTGAAGTTCCAAATCTAAATGCGCAAGACAACCCCAATTCAAAAGCAGCTGAAACGAGTGATGATCGAAAAGATAACGAGGATGTTGTGTCCAAAGGGCATATCAAAAAAGAAAATGGCTTAGAAATAGAAGCAGAACCATCTAGTCAGAgtgattcaaataatattacggATTTAGCTTGTAATTTAGAAGAAAATTCCTAA